A region from the Hippoglossus hippoglossus isolate fHipHip1 chromosome 16, fHipHip1.pri, whole genome shotgun sequence genome encodes:
- the mtf1 gene encoding metal regulatory transcription factor 1 translates to MSENGPQTGVPMYFEVEVDHLERDDEDEEDDKIAEPSSSSGRVYDRTTVLIERDPIRLDEEGEEELHCGGDEDGVIFLTEGEGDEDGSMVFMTDPDAMSQGYVHHTISADQIQFTINPGSTPMPRNIEGATLTLHSECPETKQREVKRYQCMFEGCTRTYSTAGNLRTHQKTHRGEYTFVCNQQGCGKAFLTSYSLKIHVRVHTKEKPFECDVQGCEKAFNTLYRLKAHQRLHTGKTFNCESEGCTKYFTTLSDLRKHIRTHTGEKPFRCDHDGCGKAFAASHHLRTHVRTHTGEKPFNCPSDGCEKTFSSQYSLKSHIRGHDKGQTFSVTLSEDANHSLCLSDLSLISTDSDLRENIHNAQNLDLNNVTPVKIFELMFQSPENSVSQDDAHHNESFGESSAQTGANDGSTLISFTITPTSSSSCSHAACDMEAFSQLSKSSFSHASTSASVTAAVGSAKPFMQLTGPQQVSDVPAQASGPAPSPAPSQHFMALPPTFLQTDSVTQTTPLPSPNPAPPAAAPALTTTTIPGTAAASVVAATTTDALAAVAQPVPLANNPVPNSVPSLVPTPATITIAPTQNLLQPSLVMSDQNLQWILSSAASSQQNPESSQKGGPKVEKVFFTTAIPVGGNAGNSIQQIGLSLPVIIIKQEESCQCQCACRDAAKEKSSKSASSIVSAPAPQQAPEPPPPPLPQPPEPPRLPSPSSSLPKSSSTAGEVSLEAAPSSPSSSSAQTFSTSNPPSADGLSTMDVSDFLSLQSPGTTANIEALLLVTDEFNMATDGNP, encoded by the exons ATGAGTGAGAATGGCCCTCAAACGGGGGTGCCCATGTACTTTGAGGTGGAGGTGGATCACCTGGAGCGGGAcgacgaagacgaagaagaCGACAAGATCGCTGAGCCTTCGTCGTCATCTGGACGTGTGTACGACCGCACCACAGTGCTCATAGAGCGGGACCCCATCCGGCTGGATgaagagggtgaagaggagctTCACTGTGGAGGGGATGAAGATGGTGTCATCTTCTTAACAGAGGGCGAAGGTGACGAGGATGGCTCTATGGTATTCATGACGGACCCTGATGCCATGTCACAGGGTTATGTGCACCACACCATTTCTGCCGACCAGATCCAGTTCACAATAAATCCCGGCTCGACGCCCATGCCACGCAATATAGAGGGGGCCACACTCACCCTGCACTCTGAGTGCCCAGAGACAAAGCAGAGAGAG GTGAAGCGCTACCAGTGCATGTTTGAGGGCTGCACAAGGACGTACAGTACGGCGGGAAACCTGCGGACGCACCAGAAGACTCACAGGGGCGAGTACACATTTGTGTGTAATCAACAGGGCTGTGGAAAGGCCTTCCTCACCTCTTACAGTCTCAAGATCCACGTCCGCGTTCACACCAAGGAGAAGCCGTTTGAGTGTGACGTGCAAGGCTGTGAGAAAGCCTTCAACACACTGTACAG ACTAAAAGCACACCAGAGACTTCACACAGGCAAGACTTTCAACTGTGAATCGGAGGGATGCACAAAGTACTTTACCACACTCAGCGACCTGAGGAAGCACATTCGCACGCACACGGGGGAGAAGCCATTCCG GTGTGACCATGACGGCTGTGGCAAAGCTTTTGCTGCAAGTCATCACCTAAGAACTCATGTACGGACTCACACAG GGGAGAAGCCATTCAACTGTCCCAGTGACGGCTGTGAGAAGACTTTTAGCAGCCAGTACAGCCTGAAGAGTCACATCCGGGGCCACGACAAAGGACAGACCTTCAGCGTCACTCTCTCTGAA GATGCAAATCACTCGCTGTGCCTCAGTGACTTGAGCCTCATCTCTACAGACTCAGATCTACGAGAGAACATCCATAAT GCTCAAAATTTGGACCTTAACAATGTGACGCCTGTGAAAATCTTTGAGCTCATGTTCCAGAGTCCTGAAAATAGTGTCAGCCAAGACGATGCCCATCACAATG AAAGCTTTGGCGAATCCTCTGCCCAAACGGGAGCGAACGATGGCTCGACTCTCATCTCTTTCACTATCACTCCTACCTCCTCATCGTCCTGTTCCCACGCAGCTTGTGACATGGAGGCTTTTTCCCAGCTCAGCAAGAGCTCTTTCTCTCACGCCTCCACCTCTGCATCTGTCACCGCTGCTGTCGGCTCCGCCAAACCTTTCATGCAACTAACCGGGCCTCAGCAGGTCTCAGACGTGCCCGCTCAGGCTTCTGGCCCAGCACCAAGCCCGGCCCCCTCGCAGCACTTCATGGCACTGCCACCCACATTCCTGCAGACGGACAGCGTAACCCAGACCACTCCCCTACCATCGCCCaaccctgctcctcctgcagcggcTCCTGCACTGACCACCACCACTATACCGGGCACTGCTGCTGCGTCTGTTGTTGCAGCCACCACAACAGACGCtctggcagctgtggctcaacCTGTGCCTTTGGCCAACAACCCTGTCCCCAACTCTGTCCCTAGTCTCGTTCCCACCCCAGCCACCATCACCATAGCACCCACGCAGAACCTGCTGCAGCCCAGCTTGGTCATGTCTGACCAGAACCTCCAGTGGATCCTGAGCAGTGCTGCCAGTAGCCAGCAGAACCCAGAATCT TCACAAAAAGGAGGTCCAAAAGTGGAAAAGGTTTTCTTCACTACAGCCATACCAGTTGGAGGAAATGCTG GTAACTCAATCCAACAGATCGGCCTCAGCCTGcccgtcatcatcatcaaacaGGAGGAATCCTGCCAGTGCCAATGTGCCTGCAGGGACGCTGCTAAAGAGAAGAGTTCAAAGAGTGCCTCCTCCATCGTTTCAGCCCCAGCACCGCAGCAAGCACCAgagccccctcctccccctctacCACAGCCCCCAGAGCCTCCCCGCCTTCCATCTCCGTCGTCCTCTCTCCCCAAGTCTTCCTCCACGGCAGGTGAGGTGAGCCTGGAGGCCGCCCCTTCTTCTCCTTCGTCGTCCTCAGCTCAGACTTTCTCCACGTCCAACCCTCCCTCGGCCGACGGTCTAAGCACCATGGACGTCTCGGACTTCCTCTCCCTGCAGAGCCCTGGGACAACTGCCAACATTGAGGCTCTGCTGCTGGTCACGGATGAATTCAACATGGCCACCGACGGCAATCCTTAA